In candidate division WOR-3 bacterium, one DNA window encodes the following:
- a CDS encoding 4Fe-4S binding protein, whose translation MGKRSRKIISINEEKCTGCGQCIPNCPEGALQIIDGKARLVSDLFCDGLGACVGTCPEGALTIEERPAEPYDENKVMANIVRCGPNTIAAHLRHLKEHGAHRYYEQAVAYLQQHNIPVPEENQQPLPCGCPGTQVRRIEHSPGENRNQLLAGNSHLTNWPVQLMLVPVNAPYFSQSDLLIAADCTGFALPDLHERFLKNRILLIGCPKLDDAGFYQEKLTRIFQENDVRSVTVLHMEVPCCFGLVQLVRRAIQTSGRDIKFQDITIGIDGKTKE comes from the coding sequence ATGGGGAAAAGATCCCGTAAAATCATCAGCATTAACGAAGAAAAATGTACGGGGTGCGGCCAGTGTATCCCCAACTGCCCCGAAGGCGCTCTGCAGATTATTGATGGTAAGGCACGGCTGGTTTCCGACCTCTTCTGTGATGGACTGGGAGCATGTGTTGGCACCTGCCCCGAAGGCGCACTGACCATTGAGGAACGCCCGGCAGAACCTTATGACGAAAACAAGGTGATGGCAAATATCGTCCGATGCGGTCCGAATACGATTGCTGCTCATTTGCGTCATCTAAAAGAGCACGGGGCTCACCGGTATTATGAACAGGCTGTTGCCTATCTTCAGCAGCACAACATACCGGTTCCTGAAGAAAATCAGCAGCCTTTACCCTGTGGTTGCCCGGGAACGCAGGTCCGGAGGATTGAACACAGCCCTGGGGAAAACAGAAATCAGCTACTGGCAGGCAATTCACACTTAACCAACTGGCCCGTTCAGCTGATGCTCGTCCCGGTAAATGCACCTTATTTCAGCCAAAGCGACCTGCTGATTGCTGCTGACTGTACCGGTTTCGCTCTGCCGGATTTACATGAGCGGTTTCTAAAAAATCGGATACTTTTGATCGGCTGCCCGAAGCTGGATGATGCCGGTTTTTATCAGGAAAAGCTGACCCGCATCTTTCAGGAAAATGATGTCAGGTCGGTTACTGTTTTACACATGGAAGTACCCTGCTGCTTCGGACTTGTACAGCTGGTGCGTCGGGCAATTCAGACAAGCGGCAGGGATATTAAATTTCAGGATATTACCATTGGTATTGATGGTAAAACCAAGGAGTAG
- the hcp gene encoding hydroxylamine reductase: MFCYQCEQTAKGTGCTVQGVCGKDPVTAALQDLLIYAVKGIAQYAHRARKLGITDDEVNLFTVEALFSTITNVDFDPERLQVLLHRACELKEKIRQRYEQAAKQQGIALEKLTGPAAWAPALTLDGLLAQAEPAGIKARHRQFGDDQADLMDLILFGLKGASAYTDHAAILGKKDDRIFAQFHELLDYLTADSFDTGELLNRALAVGKLNLKVMELLDSANTGTYGDPVPTRVRVTPLRGKAICVSGHDLRDLEALLEQTKDENINIYTHGEMLPAHGYPKLKAYRHLAGNFGSAWQNQQKEFPLFPGAILMTTNCLQRPMDSYKNRIFTSGLVAWPGVAHVHRDDFSPVIKAALEQPGFTSEGPEHFITVGFGRNTLLSKVDEIAESIQSQRLRHLFLIGGCDGAKPGRNYYTEFAQLVPQDCLIITLACGKYRFNKLEFGTVENLPRLMDAGQCNDSYSAIRFVTALSEKLNASPNEIPLSFVLSWYEQKAVAVLLTLLYLGIKNIRLGPSLPAFLTPGIVEILQSNFNIMTITEPAEDMKAILG, translated from the coding sequence ATGTTCTGTTATCAGTGTGAGCAGACCGCAAAGGGAACCGGTTGCACGGTGCAGGGGGTCTGCGGCAAGGACCCGGTTACCGCCGCGCTTCAGGACTTGCTGATTTATGCTGTCAAAGGTATCGCTCAGTATGCCCATCGTGCTCGGAAACTGGGCATAACCGATGATGAAGTAAATCTGTTTACTGTGGAGGCACTGTTCTCGACGATAACCAATGTTGACTTTGATCCTGAACGGCTCCAAGTGCTCCTGCACCGGGCTTGTGAACTCAAAGAAAAAATCCGGCAGCGTTATGAGCAAGCAGCAAAACAGCAGGGGATCGCTCTTGAAAAACTTACAGGACCGGCAGCATGGGCTCCAGCTCTCACCCTGGATGGCCTGTTGGCCCAGGCAGAGCCTGCCGGTATTAAAGCTCGACACCGACAGTTCGGCGATGATCAGGCTGATCTGATGGATTTAATACTTTTCGGACTGAAAGGTGCCTCCGCCTACACCGATCATGCTGCAATTCTCGGCAAAAAAGATGACAGAATCTTTGCCCAGTTTCACGAGCTACTGGATTACCTGACTGCCGACAGCTTTGACACCGGCGAACTGCTCAACCGGGCATTGGCGGTTGGCAAGCTGAATCTGAAGGTAATGGAACTGCTGGATTCAGCAAATACGGGCACTTATGGTGACCCGGTGCCTACCCGAGTCCGGGTGACACCGCTGCGCGGTAAGGCGATCTGCGTATCCGGACATGATTTACGGGACCTCGAAGCACTGCTCGAGCAGACTAAGGATGAAAACATCAACATCTATACCCATGGTGAAATGCTGCCTGCTCATGGTTACCCCAAACTCAAGGCCTATAGACATCTTGCAGGTAATTTCGGTTCTGCCTGGCAGAACCAGCAGAAGGAGTTTCCCCTGTTTCCAGGAGCAATCCTGATGACGACCAACTGTCTGCAGCGGCCCATGGACAGCTACAAAAACCGGATTTTCACCTCCGGACTGGTTGCCTGGCCTGGAGTGGCCCATGTCCATCGTGATGATTTCTCGCCGGTGATCAAAGCAGCACTGGAGCAGCCCGGATTTACAAGTGAAGGACCCGAACATTTTATTACAGTCGGTTTTGGCCGGAACACCCTGCTGAGCAAAGTTGACGAAATTGCCGAATCAATCCAATCTCAGCGTCTCCGGCACCTGTTTCTCATCGGTGGCTGTGATGGTGCCAAGCCCGGGAGGAACTATTACACTGAATTCGCCCAGCTGGTTCCTCAGGACTGTCTGATCATCACCCTTGCCTGCGGTAAATACCGCTTCAACAAACTGGAATTCGGCACGGTTGAAAACCTGCCTCGTTTAATGGATGCAGGCCAGTGTAACGACTCCTACAGTGCGATCCGGTTTGTAACCGCGCTCAGTGAGAAACTGAACGCCAGCCCGAACGAAATTCCACTGTCTTTTGTCCTTTCCTGGTATGAACAGAAGGCGGTTGCGGTCCTATTGACTCTGTTGTATCTGGGAATAAAAAATATCCGGCTCGGGCCTTCCCTCCCGGCATTTCTAACACCAGGTATCGTAGAAATTCTCCAGTCGAACTTTAATATCATGACCATAACTGAGCCAGCTGAGGACATGAAGGCGATTCTGGGCTAA
- a CDS encoding fibronectin type III domain-containing protein, which produces MKRLLPILTILAWIVLGVVSIGSDCSSIVGGAPSGLQVTADTDSTVKITWNAPAEGTPDKYIVYFQETGTSGYTTIANNITTTQFVHNPNGKTGTYKVAAMFGSQEYQSLTTVSTVPVATSALTVAELNAAGNSGYGWNRTSGTGATYSMTQAANAANVDFYITDFQTTTYSIASPDQGPTDPGNVVPAGSWRVNGIAGPLTSENAPLPAHSSTVYFNYQDITQTPFLAGIYTQDGYYALAKLDGFNAGDKTYQVSGWFQLIKGLRLIQH; this is translated from the coding sequence ATGAAAAGGCTGCTCCCGATACTGACTATCCTTGCCTGGATAGTGCTGGGAGTTGTCTCCATTGGATCGGATTGCAGTTCGATTGTTGGGGGTGCACCCTCCGGACTACAGGTAACTGCGGACACTGATTCCACGGTCAAAATTACCTGGAATGCACCGGCTGAAGGCACTCCGGATAAATACATCGTCTACTTCCAGGAAACTGGCACTTCGGGCTACACGACAATCGCTAATAACATCACCACCACCCAGTTCGTCCATAATCCCAACGGCAAGACCGGCACCTACAAGGTAGCGGCAATGTTCGGCTCCCAGGAATATCAGAGCCTGACTACCGTATCCACGGTTCCGGTAGCCACTTCAGCGCTCACGGTAGCTGAACTCAATGCTGCCGGGAACTCCGGCTACGGCTGGAATCGTACCAGCGGTACAGGTGCGACCTACTCGATGACTCAGGCAGCGAATGCCGCCAATGTCGATTTCTACATCACCGACTTCCAGACAACTACTTATTCAATCGCCAGCCCGGACCAGGGTCCGACCGACCCGGGTAATGTTGTACCGGCAGGTTCCTGGCGGGTAAATGGCATTGCTGGACCGCTGACATCTGAAAATGCTCCGCTGCCTGCTCATTCCAGCACTGTATATTTCAACTATCAGGATATTACCCAGACACCGTTCCTTGCCGGTATCTACACGCAGGATGGCTATTATGCACTTGCCAAACTCGACGGCTTCAACGCCGGGGATAAAACCTATCAGGTCTCCGGCTGGTTCCAGCTTATCAAGGGACTGCGGTTGATTCAGCACTGA